One region of Lytechinus pictus isolate F3 Inbred chromosome 8, Lp3.0, whole genome shotgun sequence genomic DNA includes:
- the LOC129266358 gene encoding F-box/LRR-repeat protein 18-like: protein MSSVKRRRNSRREDVDVNEMSYLDMIPDVVLIEILSYLHATEVAKVTAISKRLRDLSRTPTGSRRINLSQCLHITFEGLQEYFRPITRVMTGALDLSQNPWIPAKSFDRLTHFMVNITSLDITGCCISVPCLNKILCKATKLHTLALTDRGFHFITSSEEGSSKKGSFTKKSLQTLSRIRHLTIAFLMCSEDLSLVVHCPRLEALRIDLHVHQMPFKLSACYCSLENLPPEHFCNLRRFTQTNVHSIMHPHVTNHMGSIITASLLRGTKFTKLFLPTYLTENEDIAEINKMNNSWSSSLSHADLPFELKGPVPSLRYLRTDYLRFKNVEDLKQFPNLQYLFLSPEADGKLEFKLDLLPILADSCPHLIGLCLPDTHIHPKASDDPVAMILGRFKKLQHLSISPCAFQIHNQANHSIFDTKEDIAEKNTAPTSNESPAELLKDISGLVKACPFLTELELIYPQTKIIFISNGSSAPVCSKESTETVPTDTSLSAIGNLKFLQRLTIGGALGIRHGGGFLRIFKECRQLYFLSLADIGLSGQCTWMPAFCEALRYASSLRDLRVEHQNLELSTQLQLALQNCKRLRRLFLHSQKRRIQKSKGGNIYWPQCGRFLDLLRTCPDLHLLAVFSADPKTMTRLGTDESRLKKSRLEAFFGLSFPQCRHNLRFDNINWREFVVFGHHVCDPPRVIVM, encoded by the exons ATGTCGTCAGTAAAAAGAAGGAGGAATTCCAGGAGAGAGGatgtggatgtgaatgaaatGTCGTACCTTGACATGATTCCGGATGTGGTGCTGATTGAAATTTTGTCTTATCTTCACGCAACTGAAGTCGCCAAAGTCACCGCTATTAGCAAACGCCTTCGTGACCTGTCTCGCACCCCGACGGGTTCCCG TCGCATCAACCTGTCTCAGTGCCTTCACATCACGTTTGAGGGGTTGCAGGAGTACTTCCGGCCCATCACACGAGTGATGACTGGAGCTTTAGACTTGAGCCAGAACCCCTGGATACCAGCAAAGTCCTTTGATAGACTCACCCATTTCATGGTCAATATCACATCTTTGGATATTACTGGCTGCTGCATTAGTGTACCG TGTCTGAACAAGATCCTTTGCAAGGCAACCAAACTCCACACTCTAGCCTTAACTGATCGAGGCTTCCATTTCATTACATCTTCCGAAGAGGGATCATCCAAGAAGGGTTCCTTCACCAAGAAAAGCCTCCAAACTCTCTCGAGAATCAGGCATCTTACCATAGCCTTCTTGATGTGCAGTGAAGACCTATCCCTGGTAGTCCACTGCCCTAGGCTGGAAGCCCTAAGGATTGATCTGCATGTTCATCAAATGCCATTCAAACTCAGCGCCTGTTATTGTTCCCTTGAAAACCTGCCAC CCGagcacttttgtaatttgaGGAGGTTTACTCAAACGAATGTACACTCCATCATGCACCCGCATGTAACAAACCACATGGGCAGTATCATTACAGCGTCATTG CTACGTGGGACGAAATTCACAAAGCTGTTCCTCCCAACATATCTAACTGAGAATGAGGATATCgctgaaatcaataaaatgaacAATTCTTGGTCATCAAGCCTCAGCCATGCAGACCTCCCATTTGAGCTGAAGGGACCTGTGCCCTCCCTACGCTACCTACGAACAGACTACCTCCGGTTTAAGAACGTGGAAGATCTTAAACAGTTCCCAAACCTTCAGTATCTCTTCTTGTCACCGGAAGCAGATGGAAAG TTGGAGTTTAAATTAGATCTACTTCCTATCTTAGCTGATTCTTGCCCTCACCTTATTGGACTGTGCTTACCTGATACTCACATTCATCCCAAGGCTTCTGATGACCCGGTTGCTATGATACTTGGACGATTCAAAA AGTTACAGCATCTATCTATATCTCCCTGTGCCTTCCAGATACATAATCAGGCCAACCATTCAAT TTTTGACACCAAGGAAGACATCGCCGAGAAGAATACAGCACCAACGAGC AATGAGAGCCCAGCTGAATTATTGAAGGACATATCTGGACTGGTAAAAGCCTGCCCTTTTCTAACGGAACTAGAACTGATCTATCCACAAACAAAGATCATCTTCATATCAAACGGTTCAAG TGCACCAGTTTGCAGCAAGGAGTCTACAGAGACGGTACCTACCGATACCTCACTCTCTGCTATAGGGAACCTCAAGTTTCTCCAAAGACTAACAATTGGTGGCGCTCTAGGGATCCGTCATGGCGGAGGCTTCTTGAGGATATTCAAGGAATGTCGTCAGCTCTACTTCCTGTCCCTGGCAGACATTGGACTTAGTGGGCAGTGTACGTGGATGCCAGCTTTCTGCGAAGCCCTGCGGTATGCATCATCACTGCGGGATTTAAG GGTGGAACACCAAAACCTGGAGTTGTCAACACAGTTACAGCTTGCTTTACAGAACTGCAAGAGATTGAGAAGGCTTTTCTTGCACTCACAGAAAAGAAG GATCCAGAAGTCGAAGGGTGGGAACATCTATTGGCCGCAATGTGGGAGGTTTCTAGATTTGCTACGCACCTGTCCCGACCTCCATCTACTGGCCGTGTTTTCTGCAGATCCTAAGACTATGACGAGACTTGGGACGGATGAGAGCAG